Proteins from one Streptococcus mitis B6 genomic window:
- a CDS encoding ECF transporter S component has product MKQTKTTKIALVSLLTALSVVLGYFLKIPTPTGILTLLDAGVFFAAFYFGSREGAVVGGLAGFLIDLLSGYPQWMLFSLVNHGLQGFFAGFKGKTQWLGLILATIAMVGGYALGSTLMNGWAAALPEILPNFMQNMVGMIVGFILSQSIKKIK; this is encoded by the coding sequence ATGAAGCAAACCAAAACAACTAAAATCGCCCTTGTATCCCTATTAACCGCCCTCTCTGTGGTTCTAGGTTATTTCTTAAAAATTCCAACACCGACAGGCATTCTAACTCTTTTAGATGCGGGTGTCTTCTTCGCGGCCTTCTACTTTGGTAGTCGTGAAGGGGCTGTAGTCGGAGGACTAGCAGGTTTCTTGATTGACCTCTTATCAGGCTATCCTCAGTGGATGTTATTTAGCTTGGTCAACCATGGCTTGCAGGGATTTTTCGCAGGATTTAAAGGAAAAACTCAGTGGTTAGGCCTTATCTTAGCAACGATTGCCATGGTAGGGGGTTACGCCTTGGGTTCTACATTGATGAATGGCTGGGCTGCAGCCCTACCAGAAATCCTACCGAATTTCATGCAAAATATGGTAGGGATGATTGTAGGATTTATTCTTAGTCAAAGTATCAAGAAGATTAAGTAA
- a CDS encoding M24 family metallopeptidase: MSKLQQIVTYLESEKLDVAVVSDPVTINYLTGFYSDPHERQMFLFVLADQEPLLFVPALEVERASSTVSFPVVGYVDSENPWQKMKHALPQLDFKRVAVEFDNLILTKYHGLKTVFETAEFDNLTPRIQRMRLIKSADEVQKMMVAGLYADKAVKVGFDNISLDKTETDIIAQIDFAMKREGYEMSFDTMVLTGDNAANPHGIPAANKVENDALLLFDLGVLVNGYASDMTRTVAVGKPDQFKKDIYNLTLEAQQAALDFIKPGVTAHEVDRAAREVIEKAGYGEYFNHRLGHGIGMDVHEFPSIMEGNDMVIEEGMCFSVEPGIYIPGKVGVRIEDCGVVTKDGFDLFTSTSKDLLYFD, translated from the coding sequence ATGTCTAAATTACAACAAATCGTAACATATCTTGAATCAGAAAAACTAGACGTCGCTGTCGTATCTGACCCCGTCACAATCAATTACCTCACTGGCTTTTACAGTGATCCCCATGAACGCCAAATGTTCCTTTTTGTCCTAGCAGATCAGGAACCCCTCCTCTTTGTCCCAGCCCTTGAGGTTGAACGTGCAAGTAGCACTGTTTCCTTCCCAGTTGTGGGCTATGTGGATTCTGAAAATCCATGGCAAAAAATGAAACATGCTCTTCCACAACTTGACTTCAAACGTGTTGCTGTTGAGTTTGACAATCTCATCTTGACCAAATACCATGGCTTGAAAACCGTTTTTGAAACTGCTGAGTTTGACAACCTCACTCCTCGTATCCAACGCATGCGCCTCATCAAATCAGCTGATGAAGTGCAAAAAATGATGGTTGCAGGTCTCTATGCGGACAAAGCTGTTAAGGTTGGTTTTGACAATATTTCTCTTGATAAGACTGAGACAGATATTATCGCTCAAATCGACTTTGCCATGAAACGTGAAGGTTATGAAATGAGCTTTGATACCATGGTCTTGACTGGTGATAATGCTGCAAATCCACACGGCATCCCAGCAGCGAATAAGGTTGAAAATGATGCTCTTCTCCTCTTTGACCTTGGTGTTCTGGTCAACGGCTATGCTTCAGATATGACTCGTACAGTCGCAGTCGGTAAACCTGACCAATTCAAGAAAGATATTTACAACTTGACTCTTGAAGCCCAACAAGCTGCTCTTGACTTTATTAAGCCGGGTGTGACTGCCCATGAAGTGGATCGCGCTGCCCGTGAGGTCATCGAAAAAGCTGGTTACGGTGAGTACTTCAACCACCGTCTCGGTCACGGTATCGGTATGGATGTTCACGAATTCCCATCTATCATGGAAGGAAACGACATGGTCATCGAAGAAGGCATGTGCTTCTCTGTTGAACCAGGTATCTATATCCCTGGTAAAGTCGGTGTTCGTATTGAAGACTGCGGTGTTGTTACCAAGGATGGCTTTGACCTCTTTACAAGCACCAGCAAAGACTTGCTTTATTTTGATTAA
- the gatD gene encoding lipid II isoglutaminyl synthase subunit GatD: MVYTSLSSKAGNYPYQLNIAHLYGNLMNTYGDNGNILMLKYVAEKLGAHVTIDIVSLHDDFDENYYDIVFFGGGQDFEQSIIADDLPAKKESIDNYIQNDGVVLAICGGFQLLGQYYVEASGKRIEGLGVMGHYTLNQTNNRFIGDIKIHNEDFDETYYGFENHQGRTFLSNDQKPLGQVVYGNGNNEEKVGEGVHYKNVFGSYFHGPILSRNANLAYRLVTTALKKKYGQDIQLPAYEDILSQEIAEEYSDVKSKADFS; the protein is encoded by the coding sequence ATGGTTTATACTTCACTTTCCTCAAAAGCTGGAAATTACCCCTATCAGCTCAACATTGCCCACCTCTACGGTAACCTCATGAATACCTATGGGGACAATGGAAACATCCTCATGCTCAAGTATGTGGCTGAAAAACTGGGAGCCCATGTGACCATTGACATCGTTTCACTTCATGATGATTTTGATGAAAATTACTACGACATTGTCTTTTTCGGTGGCGGTCAAGACTTTGAACAAAGTATTATTGCAGACGATCTACCTGCTAAAAAAGAAAGCATTGATAACTACATCCAAAACGACGGTGTAGTTCTCGCTATCTGTGGTGGTTTCCAACTATTGGGTCAATATTATGTTGAAGCTTCAGGCAAACGCATCGAAGGACTAGGGGTCATGGGCCACTACACGCTCAACCAGACCAATAACCGTTTTATCGGGGACATCAAGATTCATAATGAAGATTTCGATGAAACCTACTATGGTTTTGAAAATCATCAGGGCCGTACCTTCCTCTCAAATGACCAAAAACCACTAGGACAGGTTGTCTATGGAAATGGAAACAACGAAGAAAAAGTCGGCGAAGGGGTTCATTATAAGAATGTCTTTGGTTCTTACTTCCACGGCCCTATCCTCTCTCGTAATGCCAATCTAGCTTATCGCCTAGTCACTACTGCCCTTAAGAAGAAATATGGTCAGGACATTCAACTCCCTGCTTATGAGGACATTCTCAGCCAAGAAATCGCTGAGGAATACAGCGATGTGAAAAGCAAGGCAGACTTTTCATAA
- the murT gene encoding lipid II isoglutaminyl synthase subunit MurT → MKLKTTLGLLAGRSSHFVLSRLGRGSTLPGKLALQFDKDILQHLAKNYEIVVVTGTNGKTLTTALTVGILKEVYGQVLTNPSGANMITGIATTFLTAKSSKTGKNIAVLEIDEASLSRICDYIQPSLFVITNIFRDQMDRYGEIYTTYKMILDAIRKVPTATVLLNGDSPLFYKPAIPNPVQYFGFDLEKGPAQLAHYNTEGILCPDCQGILKYEHNTYANLGAYICEGCECKRPELDYRLTELVELTNNRSRFVIDGQEYGIQIGGLYNIYNALAAVAIARFLGADSQLIKQGFDKSRAVFGRQETFHIGNKECTLVLIKNPVGATQAIEMIKLAPYPFSLSVLLNANYADGIDTSWIWDADFEQITDMDIPEINAGGVRHSEIARRLRVTGYPADKITETSNLEQVLKTIENQDCKHAYILATYTAMLEFRELLASRQIVRKEMN, encoded by the coding sequence ATGAAATTAAAAACTACTTTGGGCCTTCTTGCTGGGCGTTCTTCCCACTTCGTTTTAAGCCGTCTTGGCCGTGGAAGTACGCTCCCAGGAAAACTCGCCCTTCAATTTGATAAAGATATTTTACAACACCTAGCTAAGAACTACGAGATTGTCGTGGTCACTGGAACCAACGGGAAAACCTTGACAACTGCCCTCACTGTCGGCATTTTAAAAGAGGTTTATGGTCAAGTTCTGACCAACCCAAGCGGTGCCAACATGATTACAGGGATCGCAACGACCTTCTTAACTGCCAAATCGTCTAAAACTGGTAAAAATATTGCCGTTCTAGAAATCGATGAAGCCAGTCTATCTCGTATCTGTGACTATATCCAGCCAAGCTTATTTGTTATCACCAATATCTTCCGTGACCAGATGGACCGCTATGGTGAGATTTACACAACTTACAAGATGATTTTGGATGCTATTCGTAAGGTGCCTACTGCCACTGTTCTTCTTAATGGAGACAGTCCGCTTTTCTACAAGCCAGCTATCCCAAATCCCGTACAGTATTTTGGTTTTGACTTGGAGAAAGGCCCCGCCCAACTGGCTCACTACAATACAGAAGGGATTCTCTGTCCTGACTGTCAAGGTATCCTCAAATACGAGCACAATACCTATGCAAACTTGGGTGCCTATATCTGTGAAGGTTGCGAATGTAAACGTCCTGAATTAGACTATCGCTTGACAGAACTGGTTGAGTTAACCAACAATCGCTCTCGCTTTGTCATTGACGGACAAGAATACGGTATTCAAATCGGTGGTCTCTACAATATCTACAACGCCCTAGCTGCGGTTGCTATCGCCCGTTTCCTTGGTGCAGATTCGCAACTCATCAAGCAGGGATTTGATAAGAGCCGTGCTGTCTTTGGACGCCAAGAAACCTTCCATATTGGTAATAAGGAATGTACCCTCGTCTTGATTAAAAATCCAGTCGGTGCGACCCAAGCTATCGAGATGATTAAACTAGCACCTTATCCATTTAGTCTATCTGTTCTTCTTAATGCCAACTATGCTGATGGAATTGATACTAGCTGGATCTGGGATGCTGATTTTGAACAAATTACTGACATGGACATTCCTGAAATCAATGCTGGCGGTGTTCGCCATTCTGAAATCGCTCGTCGTCTACGAGTAACTGGCTATCCAGCTGATAAAATTACTGAGACAAGTAATCTGGAACAAGTTCTTAAAACCATTGAAAACCAAGACTGCAAGCATGCCTATATCTTGGCTACCTATACTGCTATGCTTGAATTCCGCGAACTGCTGGCTAGTCGTCAGATTGTTAGAAAGGAGATGAACTAA
- a CDS encoding FAD-containing oxidoreductase encodes MLTYDLIVIGFGKAGKTLAGKLASAGKKVALVERSKAMYGGTCINIGCIPTKTLLVAAEKGLSFEEVIATKNTITGRLNGKNYATVAGTGVDIFDAEAHFLSNKVIEIQAGDEKKELTAETIVINTGAVSNVLPIPGLATSKNVFDSTGIQNLDKLPENLGVLGGGNIGLEFAGLYNKLGSKVTVLDALDTFLPRAEPSIAALAKQYMEEDGIELLQNIRTTEIKNDGDQVLVVTENETYRFDALLYATGRKPNVEPLQLENTDIELTERGAIKVDKHCQTNVPGVFAVGDVNGGLQFTYISLDDFRVVYSYLAGDGSYTLEDRLNVPNTMFITPALSQVGLTESQAADLKLPYAVKEIPVAAMPRGHVNGDLRGAFKAVVNTKTKEILGASIFSEGSQEIINIITVAMDNKIPYTYFTKQIFTHPTLAENLNDLFAI; translated from the coding sequence ATGTTAACTTATGATTTAATCGTTATCGGATTTGGTAAAGCTGGTAAAACACTAGCTGGTAAATTGGCTTCAGCTGGCAAGAAAGTTGCCCTCGTTGAACGTAGCAAAGCTATGTACGGTGGAACTTGTATCAACATCGGTTGTATCCCAACTAAGACTTTGCTAGTTGCTGCTGAGAAAGGCTTGTCTTTTGAAGAAGTGATTGCTACAAAAAATACTATCACTGGTCGCCTCAACGGTAAAAACTATGCAACTGTTGCTGGTACAGGTGTCGATATTTTTGATGCGGAAGCTCACTTCCTTTCAAATAAAGTCATCGAAATCCAAGCTGGTGATGAAAAGAAAGAACTGACCGCTGAAACAATCGTCATCAACACTGGTGCTGTTTCAAACGTCTTGCCAATACCTGGACTTGCTACAAGCAAGAACGTCTTTGACTCAACAGGTATCCAAAACTTGGACAAATTGCCTGAAAACCTTGGAGTCCTTGGTGGCGGAAACATCGGTCTTGAATTTGCTGGCCTTTACAACAAACTTGGAAGCAAAGTCACAGTCCTAGATGCTTTGGATACTTTCCTACCTCGTGCGGAACCTTCCATCGCAGCACTTGCTAAGCAATACATGGAAGAAGACGGTATTGAATTGCTTCAAAACATCCGTACTACTGAAATTAAAAATGACGGTGACCAAGTGCTTGTCGTAACAGAAAATGAAACTTACCGTTTTGATGCCCTTCTCTACGCGACAGGACGCAAACCAAATGTAGAACCACTTCAACTTGAAAATACAGATATTGAACTAACTGAACGTGGCGCTATTAAAGTAGACAAACATTGTCAAACAAACGTTCCTGGTGTCTTTGCAGTTGGAGATGTCAACGGTGGCCTTCAATTTACTTACATTTCACTTGATGACTTCCGTGTTGTATACAGCTACCTTGCTGGAGATGGCAGCTACACACTTGAAGACCGTCTCAATGTACCAAACACTATGTTCATCACACCTGCTCTTTCACAAGTCGGTTTGACTGAAAGCCAAGCAGCTGATTTGAAACTTCCATACGCTGTTAAGGAAATTCCTGTTGCAGCAATGCCTCGTGGTCACGTAAACGGAGACCTTCGAGGAGCTTTCAAAGCTGTTGTTAATACTAAAACAAAAGAAATTCTTGGAGCAAGCATCTTCTCAGAAGGTTCTCAAGAAATCATCAACATCATCACTGTTGCAATGGACAACAAGATTCCTTACACTTACTTCACAAAACAAATCTTCACTCACCCAACCTTGGCTGAGAACTTGAATGACTTGTTTGCGATTTAA
- a CDS encoding ammonium transporter, giving the protein MDTGSSAFILICSAMVCLMTPALAFFYGGLGRRKNVINTMMMSVLPLAIASLLWIVAGYSLSFGGHGNFFGNFSHLFLNGVSETASSRGLTIPDMLFAAFQMMFSIICVAILTGSVVGRMRFTPLAIFVVFWLLLVYYPFAHMVWDEGLLAKWGTIDFAGGDVVHITSGVSALVLAIVVGKRRDFGILEHRPHNVPFVLLGAGLLWFGWFGFNAGSALAANGLAVHALVTTHVSAAASMFSWLALEKYVTGHPSLVGGSTGLVAGLVAITPGAGFVSIWSAILIGLMVSPICFYAISVLKKHFAYDDALDAFGCHGVGGIFGGLATAIFTTPDLALDKANIGLIYGKAHLFIVTILAIIFTAIWSALVTYGIIKVIAHYMPLRVSDRDEAIGLDDCEHKETAYPTFMGMDS; this is encoded by the coding sequence ATGGATACAGGTAGTAGTGCCTTTATATTGATTTGTTCAGCCATGGTTTGTTTGATGACACCGGCCTTGGCCTTCTTCTATGGTGGGCTCGGACGTCGTAAGAATGTTATCAATACCATGATGATGTCTGTTCTTCCCTTAGCTATAGCTTCTCTCTTGTGGATTGTTGCTGGCTACTCGCTTTCTTTTGGCGGTCATGGGAATTTCTTCGGTAATTTTAGTCACCTTTTTTTAAATGGTGTGTCTGAAACGGCCTCAAGCCGTGGTCTAACCATTCCTGATATGCTGTTTGCTGCTTTCCAGATGATGTTTTCAATTATCTGTGTGGCGATTTTGACGGGTTCAGTGGTAGGAAGGATGCGCTTTACACCTTTAGCCATCTTTGTTGTCTTTTGGTTACTTCTTGTCTACTATCCATTTGCACATATGGTTTGGGACGAAGGGCTCCTTGCTAAATGGGGGACAATTGACTTCGCAGGTGGTGATGTGGTTCATATTACCTCGGGTGTATCGGCATTGGTTCTGGCCATCGTTGTTGGTAAACGTCGTGATTTTGGCATTTTAGAACACCGTCCTCATAATGTTCCTTTTGTCCTATTGGGAGCGGGTCTCTTATGGTTTGGTTGGTTTGGTTTCAATGCAGGATCAGCCTTGGCTGCTAATGGCTTGGCAGTTCACGCGCTAGTAACCACCCATGTTTCAGCAGCTGCATCCATGTTTTCATGGCTAGCTCTTGAAAAATATGTGACAGGTCATCCCTCTTTGGTCGGTGGTTCGACTGGGTTAGTGGCCGGACTTGTTGCCATCACACCTGGAGCAGGTTTTGTTTCAATTTGGAGTGCCATTCTAATTGGTCTTATGGTTAGTCCGATTTGTTTCTATGCTATTTCAGTCTTGAAGAAGCATTTTGCCTATGATGATGCTTTGGATGCTTTTGGTTGCCATGGTGTCGGAGGCATCTTTGGTGGTTTGGCTACTGCGATTTTTACGACACCAGATTTAGCCCTAGATAAGGCCAATATTGGCTTAATTTATGGAAAGGCCCATCTGTTTATTGTGACCATCTTGGCTATTATCTTTACAGCTATTTGGTCGGCTCTTGTGACCTATGGTATTATTAAAGTAATTGCTCATTATATGCCTTTACGTGTTAGTGACCGTGATGAGGCTATTGGTCTTGATGACTGTGAACACAAGGAAACAGCCTACCCAACCTTTATGGGTATGGATTCGTAG
- a CDS encoding P-II family nitrogen regulator — MKKIEAIIRSDKLEDLKNALTGSGLAKGMTVMQVLGYGNQRGFAEFVRGQRIVPTLLAKVKVEIVVKDMAVDEVVDAIRSAVATGEVGDGKIFIVPIDDVVRIRTGERGGDAI, encoded by the coding sequence ATGAAAAAAATAGAAGCGATTATTCGTTCGGATAAATTGGAAGATTTGAAAAATGCCTTGACTGGTAGTGGTTTGGCCAAAGGGATGACTGTGATGCAAGTACTAGGATACGGTAATCAACGTGGCTTTGCAGAGTTTGTTCGTGGACAGCGCATTGTTCCCACCTTATTAGCTAAGGTTAAGGTTGAAATTGTAGTTAAGGATATGGCAGTTGACGAAGTTGTTGATGCCATTCGGAGCGCCGTGGCGACAGGAGAAGTTGGTGATGGGAAGATTTTTATTGTTCCTATTGATGATGTTGTCCGCATTCGTACTGGTGAACGTGGTGGAGACGCTATTTAA
- a CDS encoding DEAD/DEAH box helicase, giving the protein MKFNKLNLSADLLAEIEKAGFVEASPIQEQTIPLALEGKDVIGQAQTGTGKTAAFGLPTLEKIRTEEATIQALVIAPTRELAVQSQEELFRFGRSKGVKVRSVYGGSSIEKQIKALKSGAHIVVGTPGRLLDLIKRKALKLQDIGTLILDEADEMLNMGFLEDIEAIISRVPESRQTLLFSATMPDAIKRIGVQFMKEPEHVKIAAKELTTELVDQYYIRVKEQEKFDTMTRLMDVEQPELAIVFGRTKRRVDELTRGLKIRGFRAEGIHGDLDQNKRLRVLRDFKNGNLDVLVATDVAARGLDISGVTHVYNYDIPQDPESYVHRIGRTGRAGKSGQSITFVSPNEMGYLQIIENLTKKRMKGLKPASAEEAFQAKKQVALKKIERDFADETIRSNFEKFGKDARKLAAEFTPEELAMYILSLTVQDPDSLPEVEIAREKPLPFKPSGNGFGGKGKGGRRGDDRRDRERRGNGRRDDFKKGSRGNERFDKEKRYRKDNKKPRNTSSEKKTGFVIRNKGDK; this is encoded by the coding sequence GTGAAATTTAATAAATTAAACTTGTCTGCTGATTTGCTAGCAGAGATTGAAAAAGCTGGTTTTGTAGAAGCTAGTCCAATCCAAGAACAAACTATTCCCTTGGCCCTTGAAGGCAAGGACGTGATCGGTCAAGCTCAGACTGGTACAGGAAAAACTGCAGCCTTCGGCTTGCCTACCCTTGAAAAAATCCGTACAGAAGAAGCGACCATTCAAGCCTTGGTCATCGCTCCAACTCGTGAACTCGCTGTCCAAAGTCAAGAAGAACTCTTCCGCTTTGGTCGCAGTAAGGGAGTCAAGGTTCGCTCAGTATATGGTGGATCAAGCATTGAAAAACAAATTAAGGCTCTTAAATCTGGTGCCCATATCGTGGTGGGAACACCTGGTCGCCTTTTGGACTTGATTAAACGCAAGGCCTTGAAATTACAAGATATTGGAACTCTTATCCTTGACGAAGCGGATGAAATGCTCAACATGGGCTTCCTTGAAGACATTGAAGCTATCATTTCTCGTGTTCCTGAAAGCCGTCAAACCTTACTTTTCTCAGCAACTATGCCAGATGCCATCAAACGTATTGGTGTTCAATTTATGAAAGAACCGGAGCATGTCAAGATTGCGGCTAAGGAATTGACAACAGAATTGGTTGACCAGTACTATATCCGAGTTAAGGAACAAGAAAAATTTGATACCATGACTCGTCTTATGGATGTGGAACAACCAGAACTTGCTATCGTATTTGGTCGTACAAAACGCCGTGTGGATGAATTGACTCGTGGTCTGAAAATCCGTGGCTTCCGTGCAGAAGGAATTCATGGAGACCTAGACCAAAACAAACGTCTTCGTGTCCTTCGTGACTTTAAAAATGGCAATCTTGATGTTTTGGTTGCGACAGATGTTGCAGCGCGTGGGTTGGATATTTCAGGTGTGACCCATGTCTATAACTACGATATCCCACAAGATCCTGAAAGTTATGTTCACCGTATCGGTCGTACAGGTCGTGCTGGTAAGTCAGGTCAGTCGATTACTTTTGTATCACCAAATGAAATGGGCTACCTCCAAATTATTGAAAACTTGACTAAGAAACGCATGAAAGGTCTCAAACCTGCAAGTGCAGAAGAAGCCTTCCAAGCTAAAAAACAGGTAGCTCTTAAGAAAATTGAACGTGATTTTGCAGATGAGACTATCCGTAGTAACTTTGAGAAATTTGGCAAGGATGCTCGTAAGCTAGCTGCTGAATTTACTCCAGAAGAATTGGCCATGTATATCTTGAGTCTGACTGTTCAAGATCCGGATAGCCTTCCAGAAGTGGAGATTGCGCGTGAAAAACCACTGCCATTTAAACCATCAGGTAATGGCTTCGGTGGTAAAGGTAAGGGAGGTCGTCGTGGAGATGACCGTCGTGATCGCGAACGACGTGGCA